A DNA window from Mucilaginibacter xinganensis contains the following coding sequences:
- a CDS encoding SusC/RagA family TonB-linked outer membrane protein, with translation MKENFTNYGGCPGIHYPAKFKRLLQYCMASFLFLLLYTSAVAQTSSIKGVVLDEQKSPMPGVTVKLKGTSSGTITGVDGQFSINATLGQTLVFSFLGYTTQEVTIKDLKTINVSLAANATNMNEVVVVGYGTQKKVSLTSAVSSINATEIVTTKNENVQNMLTGKVAGLRVVQNSSEPGSFDNSFDIRGLGSPLVVIDGIPRDNITRLDPNDIESLSVLKDGAAAIYGVRAANGVVLITTKRGKKGTLELNYSGTYGWQQPSGLPQAVGALDYMTLANEILMHNVNGGHLGYTAADMAPYLNGTKKSTDWYTPVIRNNAPQSQHNLSASGGNETTNYFISMGLTNQDGFLRSGDLNYKRYNVRSNVTSKISKNLTVDLNMTGIMDQKNQPYQDAWWIIRSFWRQVPTQTIYANNNPAYLNNGQVDGSNPVALADQNIDGYKTYNNKWFQSSASLTYTVPFVTGLTAKALYSYDYYMSDNKIYQKSYNQYNYDASSDTYNPVPNQTPATILRQFYNKPATLSQISLNYDRSFKGGHNLTALLLYEESENKGDNFYAQRELSLGVDQLLAGNSLNQQGYIDPGVLYDNVNRGLVGRVTYNYKSKYLAEFSFRNDGSSKFAPGKQWGFFPSASLGWRVSEENFWKNSAALSFIDNLKLRFSYGKLGDDSASSYQFLTGYTYPAGGSNNQLPPGSVFDGTFVNGVQSKGIANTNLTWYTSETYDAGIDVSAWRGLLGVTFDVFRRNRSGLLATEVLSLPSVVGADLPQENLNSDLSQGFDFELNHKNHIGNFNYYLKGTFSYTRTQNRTLVQARAGNSQLNWHNNGNNRYNNTYWGYGADGQYTSYQDILNRNVFVPRGTLVGDYKYEDWNGDGQIDGNDVHPVAYTGAPMVTYGLTVGGSYKGFDFNMLWQGAADVDVSYFEQLNTPLWGGGSALSQFLDRYHPADPNADPYAPSTVWVPGHFAYTGSVPDQNSLFNIQSASYIRLKSAELGYSIPASFAKTIGIKGARIFVNGYNILTITKLKYLDPEHPSSTYGYLYPLDKTFSVGVNVKL, from the coding sequence ATGAAGGAAAATTTTACCAATTATGGTGGATGCCCCGGCATTCATTATCCGGCTAAATTCAAAAGGTTGCTGCAGTATTGTATGGCATCCTTTCTGTTTTTACTCCTGTACACTTCGGCAGTTGCGCAAACAAGCAGCATTAAAGGCGTAGTACTGGATGAACAAAAATCGCCCATGCCGGGGGTAACCGTTAAATTAAAAGGCACAAGTTCAGGTACAATAACCGGGGTTGACGGGCAATTCTCCATCAACGCCACTCTGGGGCAAACGCTTGTATTTAGCTTTTTGGGTTACACCACACAGGAAGTAACCATAAAAGATCTTAAAACTATTAATGTGAGCCTGGCTGCAAACGCAACCAACATGAACGAAGTGGTGGTGGTTGGTTATGGCACGCAGAAAAAAGTATCATTAACCAGTGCGGTTTCATCAATAAACGCAACTGAAATTGTTACCACTAAAAACGAGAACGTGCAAAATATGCTAACCGGTAAAGTTGCAGGCTTACGTGTGGTACAAAACAGCAGCGAGCCCGGCTCGTTCGATAACTCGTTTGATATTCGTGGCCTTGGCTCGCCGCTGGTGGTTATTGACGGGATTCCGCGTGATAACATTACCCGCCTTGACCCTAATGATATTGAAAGCTTATCTGTACTAAAAGATGGTGCAGCCGCTATATACGGTGTGCGCGCGGCAAACGGCGTTGTGCTGATTACCACCAAACGCGGTAAAAAAGGCACCCTTGAGCTAAACTACTCTGGCACCTATGGCTGGCAGCAGCCGTCGGGCCTGCCACAGGCTGTCGGCGCACTTGATTACATGACACTGGCCAATGAAATATTGATGCATAATGTAAACGGCGGCCACCTGGGTTATACCGCTGCCGATATGGCGCCTTATCTTAACGGCACCAAAAAAAGCACCGACTGGTACACGCCTGTTATTCGTAACAACGCGCCGCAAAGTCAGCACAATTTGAGTGCAAGCGGCGGTAATGAAACCACCAATTATTTCATCAGCATGGGCCTTACCAACCAGGACGGTTTCCTGCGCAGCGGCGACCTGAACTATAAAAGGTATAATGTACGTTCAAACGTTACCAGCAAAATTTCAAAGAACCTTACCGTTGATTTAAACATGACCGGTATAATGGACCAAAAGAACCAGCCTTACCAGGATGCCTGGTGGATCATCCGTTCGTTTTGGAGACAGGTACCCACCCAAACAATTTACGCCAACAACAACCCCGCTTATCTAAACAACGGCCAGGTTGACGGCAGCAACCCGGTGGCTCTTGCCGACCAGAATATTGATGGTTATAAAACCTATAACAACAAGTGGTTTCAGTCGTCAGCATCGCTTACATATACCGTTCCATTTGTAACCGGCCTTACCGCCAAAGCATTGTACAGTTATGATTATTATATGTCTGACAACAAGATCTATCAAAAATCATACAACCAGTATAACTACGATGCCAGTAGCGACACCTATAACCCGGTACCCAACCAAACCCCGGCAACAATTTTAAGGCAGTTTTATAACAAACCGGCAACCCTATCCCAAATCTCGCTTAATTACGACCGTTCATTTAAAGGCGGCCATAACCTGACAGCATTATTACTTTACGAAGAAAGCGAAAACAAAGGCGATAACTTTTACGCACAGCGCGAACTTTCATTAGGTGTTGACCAGTTACTGGCAGGTAACAGCTTAAACCAGCAGGGGTATATTGACCCGGGAGTGCTTTATGACAATGTTAACAGGGGCCTTGTTGGTCGTGTAACGTATAACTACAAATCAAAATACCTGGCTGAATTCAGTTTCAGGAATGATGGTTCATCAAAATTTGCACCGGGTAAGCAATGGGGTTTCTTCCCGTCGGCCTCATTGGGCTGGAGGGTTTCTGAAGAAAATTTCTGGAAAAACTCGGCTGCCCTGTCGTTTATTGATAACTTAAAACTGCGTTTCTCTTACGGTAAACTGGGTGACGACTCCGCCTCAAGCTACCAGTTCCTTACTGGCTATACTTACCCTGCAGGCGGCTCGAACAACCAGCTTCCTCCGGGTTCAGTATTCGACGGAACATTCGTTAACGGCGTTCAAAGCAAAGGCATAGCCAACACTAACCTTACCTGGTACACCTCTGAAACCTATGACGCCGGTATTGATGTAAGCGCATGGCGCGGCTTGTTAGGCGTTACGTTTGATGTTTTCAGGCGCAACCGCAGTGGCTTGCTGGCTACAGAAGTATTAAGCTTGCCAAGCGTGGTAGGTGCCGACCTGCCACAGGAAAACCTGAACAGCGACCTTTCACAAGGTTTTGACTTTGAACTGAACCACAAAAACCACATCGGTAATTTCAATTATTACCTGAAAGGTACTTTTTCATACACCCGCACCCAAAACAGAACGTTAGTGCAGGCAAGGGCCGGTAACTCGCAACTAAACTGGCACAACAACGGCAACAACCGCTACAACAATACTTATTGGGGTTACGGCGCCGACGGCCAATATACTTCATACCAGGATATCCTGAACAGGAATGTTTTTGTACCGCGTGGCACACTGGTAGGCGATTATAAGTACGAAGACTGGAATGGCGACGGGCAGATAGACGGCAACGATGTGCACCCGGTAGCATATACAGGCGCGCCAATGGTAACCTATGGCTTAACTGTGGGTGGTTCATATAAAGGTTTTGATTTCAATATGTTATGGCAGGGAGCTGCTGATGTTGATGTTTCATACTTTGAGCAGCTAAACACCCCGCTTTGGGGCGGCGGCAGCGCATTAAGCCAGTTTTTAGACAGGTATCACCCTGCCGATCCGAATGCTGATCCGTATGCGCCAAGTACCGTATGGGTACCAGGTCATTTTGCATACACCGGTTCTGTGCCTGATCAGAATTCATTGTTTAATATTCAAAGCGCCTCTTACATCAGGCTAAAATCAGCCGAACTTGGTTACAGTATTCCTGCCAGTTTTGCAAAAACCATCGGCATAAAAGGAGCCAGGATCTTTGTTAACGGTTACAACATTTTAACCATTACCAAGCTGAAATACCTTGATCCGGAGCACCCATCAAGCACGTATGGTTACCTGTACCCGCTGGACAAAACCTTCTCTGTAGGCGTAAATGTTAAATTATAG